Proteins encoded within one genomic window of Zootoca vivipara chromosome 12, rZooViv1.1, whole genome shotgun sequence:
- the SDHAF3 gene encoding succinate dehydrogenase assembly factor 3, mitochondrial yields MPGSLNHHVSRVRTLYRKILQLHRALPLELKTLGDQYVKDEFRRHRSVGPEEAQCFLREWENYAATLLQQTHPKAQNCTSPPRFGSHLPEEKLHALRDEQVGQLQELMQEATKPKRQFNILDDTDHKN; encoded by the exons ATGCCAGGCAGCCTAAACCATCATGTATCCCGGGTAAGGACTTTGTACAGGAAGATCCTGCAGTTGCACCGAGCATTGCCACTGGAGTTGAAGACCCTGGGAGACCAGTATGTGAAAGATGAGTTCAGGAGACACAGATCTGTTGGTCctgaagaggctcagtgcttCCTGCGGGAATGGGAG AACTATGCAGCGACGCTGTTGCAACAAACTCACCCAAAGGCACAGAACTGTACAAGTCCGCCTCGTTTTGGATCCCACCTCCCGGAAGAAAAGCTTCATGCCCTACGAGATGAGCAAGTTGGGCAGCTCCAGGAACTGATGCAAGAAGCTACCAAACCCAAGAGACAGTTTAATATTTTGGATGACACAGATCACAAAAATTGA